AATTCATCAAGACGATGAGTGACCCAAAGAGCAGTTAATCCGCGACTTTTTACCAAACGTTGTACTTGCACGACTAAATCCAGTTGGCTATCTGGATCGAGGAGTGCCGTCGGTTCATCAAGCAGCAAAACTTCGCAATGCCGAGCGATCGCTCCTGCAATCGCAATTCTTTGCTTTTGCCCACCACTTAGGGCGTAAATAGGACGGCGTTGAAACGCCCACAGATTCACTGCTGTTAAAGCCTCTTCCACGCGCTGACGCACCTGTAGCGTTGAGAGTTTCTCTTCTACTAAACCAAAGGCGACATCAGCCCCAACCGTTGGCATCACCAACTGGTGATCGGGGTTTTGAAACACAAAGCCGACAGGTTGCGCGGTGCGGATCTGCCCAGACTCAGGACTGAGCAAACCAGCCAGCAATCTCAGTAACGTTGATTTACCGCTGCCATTGGTCCCTAAAAGCATCCAAAATTCGCCTTTAGGGACGGTCAGCGAGCAGCCTTGTAGCACTGAATCCCCCTTCGGCCATTTGAAGGCAAGATTCTCCACTACGACGGCTGCATCAGTGGTTGGGGATTCCGTGGCTTCGTTCATTCAGCCA
The sequence above is a segment of the Trichocoleus desertorum ATA4-8-CV12 genome. Coding sequences within it:
- a CDS encoding energy-coupling factor ABC transporter ATP-binding protein produces the protein MNEATESPTTDAAVVVENLAFKWPKGDSVLQGCSLTVPKGEFWMLLGTNGSGKSTLLRLLAGLLSPESGQIRTAQPVGFVFQNPDHQLVMPTVGADVAFGLVEEKLSTLQVRQRVEEALTAVNLWAFQRRPIYALSGGQKQRIAIAGAIARHCEVLLLDEPTALLDPDSQLDLVVQVQRLVKSRGLTALWVTHRLDELNYCDGAFLLDRGSVVDSGDPERLKQRLMQIQEVAS